One window of Pseudomonas sp. ML2-2023-3 genomic DNA carries:
- the lptE gene encoding LPS assembly lipoprotein LptE, translated as MIKRNLLVMGLAILLSACGFQLRGTGTNQLTITELDVSARNAYGDTVRQLRQILENSGVKLTANAPYKMVLTSEKETQRAASYSGNGGTAEYQLTNVVNYEIRGHNNLTLLSNRVEANKVYLQDGSNIAGANQEGQMIRKEMRRDLVQQLVMRLEQLTPEQLEKLQQQADAKAKAEADAIEAARKAQEETPQQSPLELQNQ; from the coding sequence ATGATCAAACGCAACCTGCTGGTGATGGGTCTCGCTATTTTGTTGAGCGCCTGCGGCTTCCAGCTGCGCGGCACCGGCACCAATCAGCTGACGATCACCGAACTCGACGTGAGTGCTCGCAACGCCTATGGCGATACCGTGCGCCAACTGCGTCAGATTCTGGAAAACAGCGGCGTAAAACTGACCGCCAATGCTCCGTACAAAATGGTTCTGACCAGCGAAAAAGAAACTCAGCGCGCCGCCAGCTACTCTGGCAACGGCGGAACTGCCGAGTATCAGTTGACCAACGTGGTGAATTACGAAATCCGGGGTCACAACAATCTGACGCTGCTGAGCAATCGGGTTGAAGCGAACAAGGTTTACCTGCAGGACGGCAGCAACATTGCTGGCGCCAATCAGGAAGGCCAAATGATCCGTAAAGAGATGCGTCGCGACCTCGTACAGCAACTGGTCATGCGCCTTGAGCAGTTGACGCCTGAGCAGCTGGAAAAGCTGCAACAGCAGGCCGATGCGAAGGCCAAGGCTGAAGCCGACGCCATCGAAGCTGCACGCAAGGCTCAAGAGGAAACCCCTCAACAGTCGCCTCTCGAACTGCAAAACCAGTAA